In Alistipes ihumii AP11, a genomic segment contains:
- a CDS encoding linear amide C-N hydrolase, with amino-acid sequence MKRTFLWAALLLNGTAPALACTGISFTARDGAFVTARTIEWGESPLPSGYVVIPRQHETVSYTPTGANGLSFRAKYGAVGLTIVREEFIAEGINEAGLSAGLFYFPHYGKYPAYDSTRNDRTLSDLQYVAWILSQFSSVDEVKAATQTVRVVSIDPSVGSTVHWRIADATGKQVVLEFIDGEPRFYDNEVGVLTNSPDFPWQITNLNNYVNLHPGNAEAQRIGNVRIFPFGAGSGFLGIPGDVTPPSRFVRIAFYKATAPACGTGLDAVLQSFHILNNFDIPIGIEHPEGHAPDIPSATQWTSAIDLANRRLYYKTSYNNSIRCIDLKKIDFARIGYQAHPLDTIQQQPIEELSIS; translated from the coding sequence ATGAAAAGAACATTCCTTTGGGCAGCACTGCTGCTGAACGGCACGGCGCCCGCGCTGGCATGCACCGGCATCTCCTTCACGGCCCGGGACGGGGCCTTCGTCACGGCACGCACGATCGAATGGGGCGAGAGCCCGCTGCCCAGCGGCTATGTCGTCATTCCCCGGCAGCACGAAACCGTCTCATACACGCCTACCGGAGCCAACGGTTTGTCGTTCCGCGCAAAATACGGGGCGGTCGGACTGACGATCGTCCGGGAAGAGTTCATCGCCGAGGGAATCAACGAAGCCGGACTGTCGGCCGGACTGTTCTACTTCCCCCATTACGGCAAATACCCGGCCTACGATTCGACCCGGAACGACCGGACGCTCTCGGATCTCCAGTATGTCGCGTGGATACTCTCGCAATTCTCCTCCGTAGACGAAGTCAAAGCCGCCACACAGACCGTACGGGTCGTATCGATCGATCCCTCCGTCGGCTCGACCGTCCACTGGCGCATCGCGGACGCGACCGGCAAGCAGGTCGTGCTGGAGTTCATCGACGGCGAGCCCCGCTTCTACGACAACGAAGTCGGCGTGCTGACGAACTCGCCCGACTTTCCGTGGCAGATAACCAATCTGAACAATTACGTGAATCTGCATCCGGGAAACGCCGAAGCGCAACGGATCGGAAACGTCCGGATATTCCCCTTCGGCGCAGGCTCCGGATTTCTGGGTATCCCGGGAGACGTCACCCCGCCCTCTCGTTTCGTCCGGATCGCGTTCTACAAAGCGACCGCCCCGGCATGCGGGACGGGACTCGACGCGGTATTGCAGAGCTTCCATATTCTGAACAACTTCGACATTCCGATCGGAATCGAGCACCCCGAAGGCCATGCTCCCGACATACCGAGCGCGACGCAGTGGACCTCGGCGATCGATCTGGCGAACCGCAGACTCTACTACAAAACGTCGTACAACAACTCGATCCGCTGCATCGACCTGAAGAAAATCGACTTCGCGCGGATCGGGTATCAGGCTCACCCTCTCGACACAATCCAGCAGCAGCCGATCGAGGAACTGAGCATATCGTAG
- the serS gene encoding serine--tRNA ligase, whose product MLTIKQIRENRAYTIERLAVKGVDAAEAVDRIEKLDDERKSIQARLDGNLAEQNAIAKEIGMLFKQGKKDEAEAAKARTAALKEASKELDGRLRDVEAELNAEIVKLPNFPNKDVPHGLTAADNVVVRTGGATPELPSDALPHWELARKYDIIDFELGVKLTGAGFPVYKGQGSALQRALISFFLDCNTAAGYTEIMPPLMVNEASGFGTGQLPDKEGQMYHVTADNFYLIPTAEVPVTNIYRDVILSESDFPVKMTAYTPCFRREAGSYGKDVRGLNRLHQFDKVEIVQIAHPDRSYEALDGMIAHVESIVRKLELPYRILRLCGGDMSFTSAITYDFEVFSAAQQRWLEVSSVSNFESFQANRLKLRYRDANKRTQLCHTLNGSSLALPRIVAALLENNQTPEGIRIPAALVPYTRFDTIK is encoded by the coding sequence ATGCTGACGATAAAGCAAATCCGGGAAAACAGGGCCTACACGATCGAGCGTCTGGCCGTCAAGGGCGTAGACGCCGCCGAGGCCGTCGACCGAATCGAGAAGCTGGACGACGAACGCAAGTCGATTCAAGCGCGGCTGGACGGCAATCTGGCCGAACAGAACGCCATAGCGAAAGAAATAGGCATGCTTTTCAAGCAGGGCAAAAAGGACGAAGCCGAAGCGGCCAAGGCACGCACGGCCGCGCTGAAAGAAGCATCCAAAGAGCTCGACGGGCGGCTGCGCGACGTGGAGGCGGAGCTCAACGCCGAAATCGTCAAGTTGCCCAACTTTCCGAACAAGGACGTGCCGCACGGCCTGACCGCCGCCGACAACGTCGTCGTGCGGACGGGAGGAGCGACGCCCGAGCTGCCCTCCGACGCGCTCCCGCACTGGGAGCTGGCCCGCAAGTACGACATCATCGATTTCGAGCTGGGCGTGAAGCTGACCGGAGCGGGCTTCCCCGTGTACAAGGGACAGGGATCGGCCCTGCAGCGCGCGCTGATCTCGTTCTTTCTCGACTGCAACACGGCGGCAGGATATACCGAAATCATGCCTCCGCTGATGGTCAACGAAGCCTCGGGCTTCGGAACCGGCCAGTTGCCCGACAAGGAAGGCCAGATGTACCACGTGACAGCGGACAATTTCTACCTGATCCCGACGGCCGAAGTTCCCGTGACGAACATCTACCGCGACGTGATTCTCAGCGAGTCGGACTTTCCGGTCAAGATGACCGCCTATACCCCCTGCTTCCGGCGCGAGGCCGGCTCCTACGGCAAGGACGTGCGGGGATTGAACCGCCTGCACCAGTTCGACAAGGTCGAAATCGTGCAGATCGCGCATCCCGACCGCTCGTACGAAGCGCTCGACGGGATGATCGCCCATGTGGAGAGCATCGTACGGAAGCTGGAGCTTCCGTACCGCATCCTGCGCCTGTGCGGCGGCGACATGAGTTTCACGTCGGCCATCACGTACGACTTCGAGGTCTTCTCGGCCGCCCAGCAGCGCTGGCTCGAAGTCTCGTCCGTGTCGAACTTCGAGTCGTTCCAAGCCAACCGGCTCAAACTCCGCTACCGCGACGCGAACAAGCGGACGCAGCTCTGCCACACGCTCAACGGCAGCTCGCTCGCGCTGCCGCGTATCGTAGCCGCGCTGCTCGAGAACAACCAGACGCCCGAGGGTATCCGCATTCCGGCCGCGCTGGTTCCCTACACTCGCTTCGATACGATCAAGTAA
- a CDS encoding glutaminyl-peptide cyclotransferase, producing the protein MNVSKSVLTVAATLCGLLCGCGGSSAGERSAPAERATRKNISLIEGVSPLYGATVPQGSVQRIGFRLRAGAEADSVVLYMGERRVAALDTAGYPYEVSAAHPTGKVLYKVVAYREGRSDSRSGEFAVLAGKAPVLYGHRVRNVYPHDRTAYTQGLLWHDGYLYESTGLEGGSTLRQVDLTDGRVVRSVPLDDSYFGEGLALLGGKLYQLTWRSNKGFVYDLKTFERVGEFGYGGEGWGLATDGTSLYQSDGTEKIRVIDPETFRTVRTIEVCTDRSRVPYINELEWIDGELWANVYTTDTVIRIDPRTGAVVGVIDLAGLLSPADVTAQTDVLNGIAYDAKTGRIFVTGKNWNKLFEIVPVRQ; encoded by the coding sequence ATGAACGTGAGCAAAAGCGTGTTGACCGTTGCCGCGACGCTTTGCGGTCTGTTGTGCGGCTGCGGCGGTTCGAGTGCCGGAGAACGCAGCGCCCCCGCGGAGAGGGCGACGCGGAAAAATATCTCGCTTATCGAAGGCGTCTCGCCTCTGTATGGCGCGACCGTGCCGCAGGGAAGCGTCCAGCGGATCGGTTTCCGGCTCCGTGCCGGAGCCGAGGCCGACAGCGTCGTGCTCTACATGGGCGAGCGGCGCGTGGCCGCTCTCGACACGGCGGGATACCCGTACGAAGTCTCTGCGGCGCATCCTACCGGAAAGGTCTTGTACAAGGTGGTCGCGTACCGGGAAGGGCGGAGCGACTCGCGCAGCGGGGAGTTCGCCGTGCTGGCCGGCAAGGCGCCCGTGCTGTACGGGCATCGCGTGAGGAATGTCTACCCGCACGACCGGACCGCCTATACGCAAGGCTTGCTCTGGCACGACGGATACCTGTACGAAAGCACGGGACTCGAGGGAGGATCGACGCTTCGTCAGGTCGATCTTACGGACGGGCGGGTCGTACGGAGCGTCCCGCTCGACGACAGTTATTTCGGCGAGGGGCTCGCGCTGCTCGGCGGCAAGCTCTATCAGCTGACGTGGCGCAGCAACAAGGGATTCGTCTACGACTTGAAGACGTTCGAACGCGTCGGCGAGTTCGGTTACGGGGGCGAGGGTTGGGGACTCGCTACGGACGGGACCTCTCTCTATCAGAGCGACGGCACGGAGAAAATCCGCGTGATCGATCCCGAGACGTTCCGTACGGTTCGCACGATCGAAGTCTGTACCGACCGGAGCAGAGTCCCCTATATCAACGAACTGGAGTGGATCGACGGAGAACTTTGGGCCAACGTCTATACGACCGATACGGTGATCCGGATCGATCCGCGTACCGGGGCCGTCGTCGGGGTAATCGATCTGGCGGGGCTGCTCTCTCCCGCCGACGTGACGGCGCAGACCGACGTGCTGAACGGGATCGCCTACGACGCGAAGACCGGACGCATCTTCGTGACGGGCAAGAACTGGAACAAGCTTTTCGAGATCGTGCCCGTCAGACAGTAA
- the metH gene encoding methionine synthase, protein MLKFSIYDQLSRRILVLDGGLGTMIQGYGLGEEDYRGERFAGSEVLLKGCNDLLVLTKPEAIRSIHEAYLQAGADIISTDSFNANAVSMADYALQEYVYEINRAAAALARSEADRFTLRNPSKPRFVAGSMGPTNRTASISPDVNDPGYRAVTFDELAEAYYEQARGLVDGGADVLLVETVFDTLNAKAALFAIERLRAERGVPIPVMVSGTITDASGRTLSGQTIEAFYTSVSHAGLLSVGLNCGFGAEQMQPYVARLASVAECAVSAHPNAGLPNGFGGYDETPQRMAETIDGYLREGLLNIVGGCCGTTPVHIAEIARVADGRAPRKVPAPSHVTTLSGLETLRVTPEANFVNVGERTNVAGSAKFAGMIREGRYEEALSVARQQVEGGAQIIDVCMDDGLIDGVGAMRDFLNLLMAEPDIARVPVMIDSSKWEVIEAGLRCVQGKSVVNSISLKEGEAEFLRRAALVRRYGAAAVVMLFDERGQADTFERKIEVAGRAYRLLTEAGFPPEDIVFDPNVLSVATGIEQHDRYGLDFIRACGWIKKNCPYAKVSGGVSNLSFSFRGNNTVREAMHSVFLYHAIAEGMDMGIVNPSMLQVYDEIPKPLLELCEDVVLARRADATERLTAYAQQIKDKKGTAADDGERLRWRSGTVAERLAHAMLKGIADYVDEDTEEAYRGLGNPLAVIEGPLMSGMNRVGELFGKGKMFLPQVVKSARVMKRAVAVLTPYIEAERREGRASSAGRMVLATVKGDVHDIGKNIVSVVLACNGYRVEDLGVMVESERIVETAVRQQADVIGLSGLITPSLEEMAKVIVAVEQMGLRIPILIGGATTSDLHTAVKLAPLYSGPVIHVKDASDDVRVLAELGSVRREEYLRSVRERQQRLREEFERRDAGAYRSLAEARARKPAIDWTWVPVPRKTGRYLFCNYPLEELVPLVNWSYFFSAWGLPGRYPALFDDPKRGEEARRVFDDARRLLSEIVDRRLLRADGVIGLYPAASDGDDIVLYADELRERERMRLPQLRNQQADRERNLSLADFVAPLGSGVKDYVGAFAVTAGLGLEELAGRYRSEGDDYRAIMAKLLADRLTEAFAEALHRYARVTLWGYEREGQWSVGDLLAEKYQGIRPAFGYPSAPDHSLKADVFALMDVGTVTGMTMTESYMIVPGEAACGLMLGHPEARNFSVGRIDSEQLASYAARRGTDPEKMRVLIPQHLIDM, encoded by the coding sequence ATGTTGAAATTTTCTATATATGATCAGCTCTCGCGCCGCATCCTGGTGCTGGACGGCGGGCTGGGGACGATGATACAGGGCTACGGCCTCGGAGAGGAGGATTATCGGGGCGAGCGCTTCGCCGGCTCGGAGGTGCTGCTCAAGGGGTGTAACGACTTGCTCGTGCTGACCAAGCCCGAGGCGATCCGCAGCATCCATGAGGCCTATTTGCAGGCGGGGGCCGACATCATATCGACCGATTCGTTCAATGCGAACGCCGTGTCGATGGCCGATTACGCGTTACAGGAGTACGTGTACGAGATCAACCGGGCCGCCGCCGCGTTGGCCCGCAGCGAGGCCGACCGCTTCACGCTGCGCAATCCGTCGAAGCCCCGCTTCGTCGCCGGCTCGATGGGCCCGACGAACCGGACGGCCTCCATCTCGCCCGACGTGAACGATCCGGGCTACCGGGCGGTGACTTTCGACGAGCTCGCCGAAGCCTATTACGAGCAGGCGCGGGGCCTCGTCGACGGCGGGGCCGACGTCCTGCTCGTCGAGACCGTGTTCGACACGCTGAACGCGAAGGCGGCCCTGTTTGCGATCGAGCGGCTGCGCGCCGAGCGCGGCGTTCCGATCCCGGTCATGGTTTCGGGGACGATTACCGACGCGAGCGGACGCACGCTTTCGGGGCAGACGATCGAGGCTTTCTATACGTCCGTCTCGCATGCGGGCCTGCTGTCGGTCGGACTCAATTGCGGCTTCGGGGCCGAGCAGATGCAGCCTTACGTGGCCCGGCTCGCCTCCGTGGCCGAATGCGCCGTGTCGGCGCATCCGAATGCCGGGCTCCCGAACGGCTTCGGCGGCTACGACGAGACGCCGCAACGGATGGCCGAGACGATCGACGGCTATCTGCGGGAGGGATTGCTCAATATCGTCGGGGGGTGCTGCGGCACGACGCCCGTCCATATCGCCGAGATCGCCCGCGTGGCGGACGGCCGCGCTCCGCGAAAGGTCCCCGCTCCGTCGCATGTGACGACGCTGAGCGGGCTGGAGACGTTGCGCGTGACGCCCGAGGCCAATTTCGTCAACGTCGGCGAGCGGACCAATGTGGCCGGCTCGGCCAAGTTCGCCGGCATGATTCGCGAGGGGCGCTATGAGGAAGCTCTGTCGGTCGCCCGGCAACAGGTCGAAGGCGGGGCTCAGATTATCGACGTCTGCATGGACGACGGGCTGATCGACGGCGTCGGGGCGATGCGCGATTTTCTGAACCTGCTGATGGCCGAGCCCGACATCGCCCGCGTGCCGGTAATGATCGATTCGTCGAAATGGGAGGTGATCGAGGCCGGGCTCCGCTGCGTGCAGGGCAAGTCGGTCGTCAACTCCATCTCCCTCAAGGAGGGCGAGGCCGAGTTCCTGCGGCGTGCCGCGCTCGTGCGCCGGTACGGCGCGGCGGCCGTCGTGATGCTGTTCGACGAGCGGGGGCAGGCCGATACGTTCGAGCGCAAGATCGAGGTGGCGGGCCGTGCCTACCGTCTGCTGACCGAAGCCGGTTTCCCGCCCGAGGACATCGTTTTCGACCCGAACGTGCTGTCGGTGGCCACCGGTATCGAGCAGCACGACCGCTACGGACTCGATTTCATCCGCGCCTGCGGCTGGATCAAGAAAAACTGTCCTTACGCGAAAGTGAGCGGAGGTGTCAGCAATCTGTCGTTCTCGTTTCGGGGCAACAATACCGTGCGCGAGGCGATGCATTCGGTTTTCCTGTATCATGCGATCGCCGAGGGAATGGACATGGGCATCGTCAACCCGTCGATGTTGCAGGTTTACGACGAGATACCGAAACCGCTGCTGGAGCTTTGCGAGGACGTCGTGCTGGCCCGCCGGGCGGATGCGACCGAGCGTCTGACGGCCTATGCCCAGCAGATCAAGGATAAGAAGGGAACGGCCGCCGACGACGGCGAACGACTGCGCTGGCGCTCGGGAACGGTGGCCGAACGGCTCGCCCATGCGATGCTGAAAGGTATCGCCGACTATGTGGACGAGGATACCGAGGAAGCTTACCGCGGACTGGGCAATCCGCTCGCCGTGATCGAGGGCCCGCTGATGAGCGGCATGAACCGCGTAGGCGAGTTGTTCGGCAAGGGCAAGATGTTCCTGCCGCAGGTGGTCAAGAGCGCGCGGGTGATGAAGCGGGCCGTCGCCGTACTGACGCCTTACATCGAAGCCGAACGCCGCGAGGGCCGCGCCTCGTCCGCCGGGCGCATGGTGCTGGCTACCGTCAAGGGCGACGTGCACGACATCGGGAAGAACATCGTCTCGGTCGTGCTGGCCTGCAACGGGTATCGGGTGGAAGATCTCGGCGTGATGGTCGAGAGCGAGCGGATCGTCGAGACGGCGGTTCGGCAGCAGGCCGACGTGATCGGACTGAGCGGACTGATTACCCCGTCGCTCGAGGAAATGGCCAAGGTGATCGTGGCGGTCGAGCAAATGGGGCTCCGCATCCCGATTCTGATCGGCGGGGCGACGACCTCCGACCTGCATACGGCCGTCAAGCTCGCGCCGCTGTACAGCGGGCCGGTCATCCATGTGAAGGACGCCTCGGACGACGTGCGGGTGCTCGCCGAGCTCGGGTCGGTCCGGCGCGAGGAGTATCTTCGCTCGGTCCGGGAGCGGCAGCAGCGGCTGCGCGAGGAGTTCGAGCGCAGGGACGCGGGTGCGTACCGCTCGCTCGCGGAGGCGCGCGCCCGCAAGCCGGCGATCGATTGGACCTGGGTGCCCGTGCCGAGGAAAACGGGACGGTATCTGTTCTGCAACTATCCGCTCGAAGAGTTGGTCCCGCTCGTGAACTGGAGCTATTTTTTCAGCGCATGGGGACTTCCCGGGCGCTATCCGGCCCTGTTCGACGATCCGAAGCGGGGCGAGGAGGCGCGGCGGGTATTCGACGATGCGCGGCGGCTGCTGTCGGAGATCGTCGACCGTCGTTTGCTGCGCGCCGACGGCGTGATCGGGCTTTATCCGGCCGCATCGGACGGGGACGATATCGTGTTGTACGCCGACGAATTGCGGGAACGGGAGCGGATGAGACTGCCGCAACTGCGCAATCAGCAGGCCGACCGCGAGCGGAATTTGTCTTTGGCCGATTTCGTCGCTCCGCTCGGCAGCGGCGTGAAGGACTACGTCGGGGCGTTCGCCGTGACGGCGGGCCTCGGGCTCGAGGAACTGGCCGGCCGCTACCGCTCCGAGGGCGACGACTATCGCGCGATCATGGCCAAGCTGCTCGCCGACCGGCTGACGGAGGCGTTCGCCGAGGCGCTGCATCGCTATGCCCGCGTGACGTTGTGGGGCTACGAGCGGGAAGGGCAGTGGAGCGTCGGGGACTTGCTCGCCGAGAAGTATCAGGGCATCCGTCCCGCTTTCGGCTATCCGTCGGCTCCCGATCATTCGCTCAAGGCCGACGTCTTCGCGCTGATGGACGTCGGGACGGTAACCGGCATGACAATGACCGAATCGTACATGATCGTGCCGGGAGAGGCTGCCT